In the genome of Paenibacillus sp. GP183, the window TTTTCTTCTTGCGATTCATTATGTTGATGTATTTCCATTAGTTTTACCCCCTTACAAGTAAAATATAACATACCCCCATAGGGTATGCAAGCATTTTTTTAGAAGCAGTAATCACCTTTATTTTAAGTATTAATTGGGGTCGCGCCAACATTTTAACGAAAATATACGCTAAGCCTTAGATCGTGACTGATTGGCGTTTTTTCTTACTCTAAGCCCCAATAGTAGGGGTGGCTAACTGGATTTACGATCATTCAACTTCCTGTTCTTTAAGCGGCCGTTATGAATTGAGAGATGTGTTCTGCCTGAATTTGAACTTATATTCACCGCTGTTACACGGGCAAATGGGACCTACACTGCTTACGACTACGACTCAGCTAACCGGTTACAGTCAGTAAATAATTATAATGCTTCCGGGTCCTTGCTCGATTCTTATTCGTATAAGTATGATGCAAATAGCAAACGGACGAGTATTGTGACAAACAACGGGACTATTTCGTATCAATACGATGCATTAAATCAGTTGACCCAGGAAACACTGATAGATGGTAAAATCATTGCCTACACGTATGACAAAGTGGGTAACCGGACATCGAAGAGTCAATTTCATAAAGTTGTCCAGGCTTACAGAACACGCGAAAGCACTTTGGTGACTGCTTCAACTACCTCAGATTGTCATAAGGAATTCTTTGACAAGGACCCAAGATTCTCGTTGCAGTATCGGGTTCTCGCATCCTCGTTCTCAGGGAATTTGATCCTCAAAATTGGTTCTGCTTGTTCCAGTTCGTCGAGACTGACCTCCTGCCTCTCTTGAAGCAGAGTTGACAAGAGTAAGCGGATATGGTTTAATCTACTTAACCGGTTAACGATATAACGAATAAGATTGGACGACGAAGGATGAAAACAGAATCGTTTCTACAAGTGTTCGCGCATCTTTCAAGGAGATCCAAGGAGGCTTTGGGGCAACAGCTTCAACGTTCTGGAGTTCACTCCGGTCAGCAGTACCTCCTCGAACTCCTCTGGGAGACACCCGATGGTCTGACGGTCGGGGAAATAGCCGAACGACTGGCTGTTGAAGCCCCTTCGATCACCCGAACCGTTCAACGGATGGCCCGCCAGGGATTCGTGGAGAAACATCCTCATCCCACTGACGCTCGATTGGTCATTGTGAAACTGACCATGAAAGGGCAGGCGCTTCAGCAGGTCATCCCACAGGCCATGAGCCATTTTGAGGACCAAATGCTTGCCGGTCTCTCTGAGGTCGAACGGGCATTTTTGATGCGCCTGCTCAAACACATGCATCAGAATCTTGAAGACATCCCTCCAGCACCTTGACGAGCGCAAGCAGAGCACCTTGAAGCCGATCTGTTTTGCTCATTTAATTAACCGGTTAACGATTTCAGGAACCTGCTTGACCGCTTCCTCCCAGAAACGGTTTGGCCAATCTCTCAAAGAAAGGAACATTTATTATGGAAATTCGTGATAAGGTCGTTCTTATTACTGGAGCATCCGCTGGTATCGGCTTAGCCACAGTACGCCGCTTTGCCACTGCTGGTGCTAAATTAGCACTGGTAGCTCGATCTGCCGATGCACTCAATCATCTCGCTGAGGAATTGCAGAGCCAGGGAAGTGACGCTGTCGCTCTGCCTGCTGACGTGAGCGATCCGAAGCAAGTTCAACGAGTCATTGAGGAGACGGTGCGCCACTTTGGTCGCCTGGATGTGGTCATCAATAACGTAGGACAAGCTGCAGTTGGCACGATCGCTGACCTCAATCCTGATGACTTCCGTAAGATCCTTGACCTCAATGTGTTTGGACCATTAGCAGCTATGCAAGCTGTGATCCCTATCATGCGAGAGCAAGGGGGAGGACTGATCATCAATGTAAGTTCGGTGGTCTCCAAGATGAGTATTGCTGGAATGGCAGCCTATGCAGCTACCAAAGCAGCTTTGAACATGCTTTCCGATACGGCACGAGGTGAATTAGCCTCAGAGCATATCCGGGTGATTACCGTCTATCCGCGCTCAACCGCAACGGATTTTGGCAAAAACGCTCTGGGCGTTCGCCAGCAGCAGCGACAAGGTTCTCCCAATCCTACTGATAAAGATACTCCTGAATTGGTCGCAGAGAAAATCTTAGCTGCAGCTTTACATGAGCCAGATGAGCAATATATGGTTTAATGAGCTTTTGCTGTTCTTGCACATGGGTTGCGCGGAGCATTTTTGCCTGCCGGACGCGCTCATGATTTTCGACAAATGAATCTGGCTAGAGCTACGGGCCCGCTAAAGCGGGTCCGTACACCCGATGAGTTGATCGTAGCACACCAGATGATAGGCAAGCCGGGCTACCGACCACTTGTCGGGTTTCGGTTGCAGAAACTGTCTTTCTTGAGGAATTTGTTCGGCAGCCCAGAGAAAGCCTTTGGTGCTTGTTTGAAGTTGGTAGTGAAACCACTGAGAAAGTTGCATGTGCATTTCCTTCGAAGGTTAATTGGAGCATTCTGCGCATAGATGTACAGAAGCGTTTCATTTTGTTAGCGTATCGCCCAGGTTGTCCCTTGCCTGATCCACAAGGGACCCTTTTGCGAGCGTTTGAGAAGCAGCGGAGTATGAGTTGGGAATGTAATGGTTTCCCCTCGGAACATTGCCTTTCTGGCTGAGCCACACTCAGGACACTGAAGTTTCTCAACCCCTGCCGCTGCTAATTGCGGTGGCTGAAGTGCCACTGATGCACCTGAAAATGAGCAGTTCTCCGTGCGCTCTCTGCTTTTCGGTTCTCCGACTTCAAGGCGCACTGGTTGTTGAGTTAAAAAAAGCAGCGGCAGTCTAGGTCTTTCGGGTTCCTAGTCTGTCACTGCTTTTTTTAACGAGTCAGTCTAAAAATGGAATTTGATACTCGGCTTATCAGGTGATCGTACCGTTTCAGCTTAGAGTAAGAAAAAACGCCAAGCCGGATGAAATTCAGGGCTTAGCGTATATTCTCGTTAAAATGTTGGCGGGACCCTGGCGGGACCCCTATTAAAGATAAAAAATCATCAATATATTTTGGATTGCACGCGATAATATATGGTTCCGGATTCATGCCTTCAAAATTGTTTCCTGAGAAATCTACAACTGTTGCTCCTGCTTCTTTAGCCATCAATATACCTGCGTATAAATCATCGCCTTCGGAATTATATAGCACAATACCATCCAGATCACCTCGAGCCAGCATGCACCACAGCAGCGACGGGGCCCAGAGACGTAAAACTCGTTTAAAAGTTAAATCCAGTTTTTGTTTCAAATCCAAGGCTCTTGCCTCTTTCTGTACGTGATGCCCTTGAATCCAGCCGACCGTCATCCCTCTGAAACCTTTTCTCTTGAATGCTGTACTTACTTCAGATATAGGTACTCCGTTGCGGCTTGTTCCTTTTCCCTTCTCAGCTATATAAAGATCCTCCAAATGGCTGTCGTATATGACCCCAAGAACCGGCTGTTTGTTATAAATAAGCGTTATGGACACTCCATAGATCGGAAGACCAATTGCATAATTATTGGTACCGTCTAGAGGATCAACCAGCCAAAGCCATTCGCCTTCTTCGCCTGTCCATCCCATTTCTTCACTCCGAATTTGATGATTTGGAAAATGACGCAATATTTCTGATAATATCTCTTTTTCCGCCAGATGATCCACCATTGTGACTAAATCACCATGTTCCTTCTCAGAGATTTCTTTGTCTTTATCAAAATAGTGTTTCGCAAGCTTCCCTGCCTTTATTGCCGCTTTTATTGCGAGTTCTCTAGCAATGGGTAGAATTTTCTCCAATGTCGGCCTCCAATGATCTGAATATACGAAAGTCGTTTGTTATACAACTATTTTAATAATCCGTAAATGTTTAATCCACCAATTATAAGGATTATTCCTCCCGAGAAACGGTTCACTATTGCTAAGGCTTTCTTATTTATTCGATGCTTAAACAATCCCACACCACTACTGAGGAGGATCCACCAAACAACCGAACCTACAAATACTCCTAAAACCAGTATCAGCGCTGTGATCGTATTATTTTGAGAAAGTCCTAATCCTGCAAAAATACCCATAAAAGATAAAATGGTGATCGGGTTGGTTAGAGTGAGAAATAAAACAGATAAATATGCACCAATTAAATGTGAACCTTTAGCTTCAGCAGGAGTTTCTGAGGCTTTAGATATAAATATTCTAGTTCCTAGATAAAAAAGGAACAATCCTCCACATAATTGAAACCAAAACTGGTGTCCAGTTAAAAAATTAATTATGAAGTTTAGACCAAATCCTGCAATAATACCATATACCGCATCAGCACTAGCTGCTCCTAATCCCGATACAAAGCCATAAATTCGTCCCTGTGCTAATGTTCTTCTGATACAGAGAAGACCGATAGGTCCTACGGGTGCAGCAATTGAAATACCGATAAGCAAACCTTTTATAAACACAATAAACTCCATATGATTTAAATGCTGCTCCCTTTTATATCATTGCTTGCCTTTTCAAAACATATATTTTAATTGACTGTATTCGACAATGGAACGAAATAACCTTGTTCCTCGATTTGCTCAATTAGATATGTCATTAAAAAACATTTTGCTCGAGACACCTTTCATATAATGGAGTACCGGAAAGGGTTGATATTTAATGAATGACTTGAGCGAAGCAGACAGGGAAATCCAGCGCCTTACAGATGAGCTTATGCGGCTGCAAAAAGAAGATGGGTCGTGGCGTTTTTGTTTTGAAAATGGAACGTTGACAGATGCTTACATGATTATTATCCTTCGAATCTTGCAGATTAACGATGAAACTCTAATCAGACAATTACATGATCGAATCTTCGCGGCCCAGCAAGACGACGGTTCTTGGAGAGTGTTTTATGATGAAGATGAGGGAAACTTGTCTGCCACTGTGGAAGCCTATTATGCGCTTTTATTTACGGGATATAGTAAAAAAACGGATGAATCGATGAGAAAAGCAAAGCGTTTCATTTTGTCAAAAGGCGGATTCCAAAACATTACCAGCATACTAACCCAAATGCTTCTCGCTGTCACCGGCCAATTGCCATGGCCGACTTCATTGATGATTCCACTTGAATTTTTACTCCTTCCTGCTTCATTTCCAATCAACTTCTTCGATTTTTCCGCATATGTGAGAGTTCATCTAGCCCCTATTCTTCTTTTAGTCGATCGCAAATTCGTCGTAACAACGGACGCTTCGCCTGATTTGTCCGATCTTATCGGCACCAGTTCTAACGGTCAACGCCAATATTCCCGAGGTTTTCAAGATCTACTCGAAGAAATAAATACCAGCATGGGAAAACTCATCGGTGTCCCCCAGCGTCTCCACGAAGCTGCCACAAAATGGGCAGAAAAGTACATACTGGAACGGATTGAACCTGACGGAACGCTTTATTGTTATGCAAGCAGCACATTCCTGATGATCTTCGCCCTGCTCGCGCTCGGGTATGACAAACGGCATCCGGTTATAACACGTGCGGTTCAAGGCTTAAAAATCATGCTCTGCAGCTCGGATGGGAAGGTGTTTTTACAAAATTCGCCCTCAGCTGTTTGGGATACCGCATTGCTGTCACACGCACTGCAGGAGGCCGGCACAGCTTCCGATAGTATAGCGATTCAAAAATCAGCAGCTTATTTACTCTCCAAACAACAGCGAAAATTCGGGGATTGGAGCATCCATAATCGGAATCCAGTTCCTGGCGGTTGGGGGTTTTCAGACTCCAATACTATCAATCCAGACGTAGACGATACGACAGCGGCCTTAAGATCGATCAAACGGCTGTCTCTGAATGAGCCAATTTATCGGGATGCCTGGAACCGAGGGCTCAATTGGATTTTAAGTATGCAAAATAAGGATGGAGGATGGCCTGCTTTCGAAAAAGATACGGATAACGAAATCCTCACCTGGTTACCGATCGAAGGGGCCAAAACGTCGGCAACGGATCCTTCCGCGGCCGATCTGACCGGGCGAACCTTGGAGTTTTTAGGGAACACTGCGGGTCTTGGCTTACGCCATACTTTTATTCGACGCGCAGCGGATTGGCTCATCGATCATCAAGAAGAGAATGGGTCGTGGTACGGGCGTTGGGGGATTTGCTACATCTATGGGACATGGGCTGCACTTACAGGAATGATGTCGGTAGGAATAGAACCCGATCATCGAATAGTGAAAAAAGGCGTCCATTGGCTTTTAAGCACCCAAAATTCGGACGGAGGCTGGGGAGAATCATGCAAGAGCGATCAGCTTATGCGGTATGTTCCGCTCGGAGCAAGTACCCCATCTCACACTGCATGGGCGCTAGATGCTCTGATCGCCGTTCATTCGAAACCGATTCCAGAAGTGGAAAAAGGCATATGCAGGCTAATCACCACACTGCATGAAGACAATTGGACGACCACTTATCCTACCGGAGCGGGCCTTGCGGGTACCTTTTACATTCATTACCACAGTTATCGTTACATTTGGCCGCTTCTTGCGTTAAGCCATTTCAGAAGGAAATACGGTGTGTAGTATCTATTTTATCTCGTTTATTGCAGCAGCATATGCTCATGATATTTTTGCCAGTCACCTTTTGGAAAATCCATAAAACGACCATCCAGTAAAGCAGACAAAACAGCGAGACATACATGCCAACCTGATAAATCTTTTGATGTATGATCAATTAAGGTGCCAATAAACTCTTTCAACACTAATAGACAGCCATTAGGCTTTGGGTATAATTCAAATCGAACTCGATCCTTACCCCATGTGAATTCCAAGACGGAATTTAGTTCGAAATCTAAAATCTCAATGTCAATGAATGTCCCGGAACCGTCTTTCATATCAAATTTTATAGTTCCTCCTTTTCGAAGTTCTTCTACTTGGAGGTTTGGCATCCAACTTATAAGCTCATCATTCTCCGTTAAAGCAGCCCAAACTTTTTCTACGGAATGGTTTAATGGACGATCAAATCGAGCGACATAGCCATCCTCAATTTTTTGGATTGACGCTAACATTAAGTAAGCTCCTCCTCTATCGTTATCCGAAAGCAATTATTAGTTTTTCGTGCCTGATCCAAAACCAATTAGATAGCCATCCAAATCTCTTACTGAAAACTCTTTCCATGATCCCCAATCTTGCTCGGTTGTTATAGGTTCGGAAGCGATTATAGCTCCATTTGCTTTTAATTCCTCATACAAGGCATCAAGTACTTTAAAGTCCTTCGTGTAAGCATATGTATTCCATGTACCTTTGTTAGGTATTACATCTTGTATATCACCTGCTTGGATTAATTTAAATCCTAAGCCGAAATCATCTCGTACAGCCCAGTGTTCTTCAACTTCACAACCCAACGCATCGCGATAATATTGCTTCGACTTCTCTAAATCAGAAACCAATAATACGGTTAGTGAATTTTCAATTTTGGCTTTTATTTGTTCAGTCATGTAGTATTCTCCTTCGCTATTGTATTTAAGTAAATGATTTCGATATACGTTGGAAAATCCCTCTATTTGGTAAAAAAACACAACCAGGATTGCCCGACTGTGTTTGTTCAAGTGAGTTGTTTAAGGCTTCCATATCTTATGTTCAATTAATTCATAAATGTGGATTAAACCATCCGTTAACCATTTCAACACTTGCCAACGCATAAGCTTGCCAATCAAGACCGCGAGAATAACCCCTAAAATCGCTCCCCCGACAATATCCGTCGGATAGTGAATACCGGACCAAATACGGGAGAAGCCGATGAGTGCAGCAAGTATGAACCAAACCCATCCGTCTTTCCGCCGCCATAGCCAGATCGAGGTTGCAACGGCAAAAGCGGCAGCCGCGTGATTACTAGGGAATGAGGCGGATGCCTCGTGTTGAACTAATTGGATGACATGATGAGACACGAATGGACGATCCCGATGATAGATGGCGCCGATGATGCCGTTTGTTCCTAACGCAGCTGCGGCAGATATCAGAGAATTCACCACCATTCGGCGATTTTCCGGGGTTCGTATAAACCAATAAACGACAATGCCCAGGTAAAACAGGTAATCCAAGTTCACGGCACAGAAAGCCATCACAGAATTCAAAGCGGGTACTCTATCGGCAAGTTGATTGATCGCTTGAAACCAATGGTAGTCTAATTGAGAAAAATTCATAATTTGCTCCTTATATAGTCAAATAACCATCGGTTTGTAATCATACTATACCTATATTAAAATCTGATGAGAAATCAGATCATCCTGTTTATTTTTAATCTCTTTAGATTCTTGAATATCTGTTCCAATTCTGTATCTTTAATCAGTAATCTTCTCTCCTTTTTAGCTGCTTATACATATTTCAACGCATTCTAACAAAATAAACAGTTTTGAAATATTACATTGCTAGAATATAAGACATATGTAAGCAAAAAGGAGTTTTTATTTTCAATATTTTCGCGAAACAACGACTGATTTCCTTTTGCTTCTTAGTCTAACCGGACAAATCCCAACCCCTCCATATTGGACATTAAAGCGGGTGTTTGTATAGTTCAATCACATTGCCATCGGGATCGCATAAGTGAGCCACCCTGGCATTCCAGGCTTTCCTATCTTGGGGCTCGTTAAGGAGTACCACTCCTTTATCTTTCAAGCGGGTACAAAAGTCATCGACTTGGTCAACAGAAAAAGCGAGTAAGAATTTCGATTGTGATGCTCCATCGGTTAGTAGATTGGTTTCCCCCATCAATTCTGCTATGTTTTCATGGGAAAAAATTTCGATTTTGGTTTCGCCAGTATTAAAGGATGCGAACTGCATCTCCTCTGAGGAAAATCCTAATGGAAACTCCATCACGTCTCTGTAAAAGGCTACACTTTTCTCAAAGTTTTTTACCAACAGTCTAACTTGTGACAGTTTCATTTATCCCACTACCTTTCTTAATTTAATGAAGGAAACCTAATATGACAAGGCTTTCCTATACTCAGTTTAACAAAAACATGAAAACTCGTATTGTAATAACACGACAAAGTGTTCAAATGATTTATTCAGAAAAAGGGGAATCCGGATTTGAACCGGACTCCCCTTTTATAATCCATAAAATCGGATTGCAGTTTCACCAAGCACGGCATCAATTTGTGCTTGAGAACGTCCTCTTAGCGCTTTGTTCGTCTCTTCCCAAACCTTGGCATAGTCCCCTGCCAAGTTTGCTACAGGCCAATCGCTGCCGAATAGAAGCCGGTCCGCGCCAAAAATGTCAAAGGCATAATTGATATAAGGCTTGATATCTTCTGCTGTCCAGCTTTCCCAATCGGCCGCGGTATTCAATCCGGATAATTTAGCGTATACATTGGGATAAGCAGCAGCTTTCTTGATCAGATTTGCCCAAGGCTCCATTTGATTATCTTTAATTGGCGGCTTGCCGAGATGGTCGATCACCAGCTTTAAAGTTGGTATTTGTTCAGCCAAGGCAGCAACATGCTGCATATGCTCAGGCAATACGGCCACAACATCAAATGTAAGTCCAAATGAAGCCAGCACCTTCAGACCCTCAATGACTTCTGACTGAACGACCCAGTTTGGATCTTGTTCGTCGTGGATCAAATGGCGTACCCCTTTGAACAACGGATTTTTCGTATATTGCTCCAGCTTTTTCACGGCTTCATCCGGTTTATTCAGAGGTACCCAGCCGACTACTCCGGCCACCCAATCATACTGAGCCGCCGTTTCCAACATATAATCCGTATCTTCATACGAATTAGCGGCTTGCACAATGACCGTTTTATCAATGCCATTCGCTTTAAGCTGCGGTTCAAGCTCCGCTGCCTCAATAGTCCGATAGATCGGACCATATGCAGGAACAAGCCAAGGGTATTTCACTTTCTCCAGATTCCAAAAATGCTGGTGCGCATCGATTCGCATGAATTCAGTCCCCTTTTAATCATTTTATTTGAATATCAAGTTAGCTCCGCATCGTCATATGGTAAGTTCTTGGTAAGTAATGGTATCGGTAGAAATACAAGCGGATAAAAGCCGATTGAACAGTTGTCCTTCAAACTGTCTGAGGTTGGTACGAAAGCAAAATTCATTCAAGTAGGCTTGCAGATGCTTGGGTGCCAAGCCGTGAAACGTACCGCCAATAAAAGCTTTGGCGTTTGAGATCATCGTATGAAGCCACTTCAAATGATCCGGGTTTTCTTTGACGTTGAATTTGAGCGGCTGATGGTTGTATTCTTTCGCAAGCGCGTTGTAAGAATGGTAAGCGTCGCTGCTGATCGTTGCGCCGGGATCGATATGACGCTGTGCAAAATCGATCAGCGTTTTCCCTTTTACATCCGGTATCACTTGCATCTTGACGTATTGCGGTGCTCCCTGTTTGTTGAGTGAAACGCCTACGAGCACGGGCGTTTGTTCGGTGCCACGACCGCGTTTGCCGCCTTCTGTTGGTGCGCCAAAGAAGGCATCATCGAGTTCAACCAAGCCGGCCAGTCGATAGTTGGCATCGCGATCACCCATAGCTTTCCTGACTTTCTGAAGGAGCAACCAGGCTGTCGGATAGGTCAATTCAAGTTCTCGAGCGATATAGGTTGCAGAGATGCCGCGTTTATCATGGGCCATTAAAAAGATCGTCCAAAACCATGTCAACAAAGGCGTGTGCGTTTTATGCATAATGGTACCGGCCGTCACGGAAGTTTGATGCTTACAAGCCACACACTGGTAAAGCTTCCGCGTCTCTAGGAAATAGAACGATTGGCTTTGGCATTTCGGACAGCAAAACCCTTCTGGCCAACGAATCTGGAACAGATGATCGTGACATGATTGTTCCGTATCGAACTTCTCTTGAAACCTCTTGAGCGTCATCGTTTCTTGTTGAGCCACGTCAATCACTCCCGAACATTCGTTTGTATTTATTATATCAAACAAATGTTCGTATTTAAAGACCTTGCTGAAACAACTTGATATTCAAATCATTTTATTACATTTTCGTTGATCATGTACGATTCTCCTTCTAGTTGAGCTTAAAATATCTCTTCGCTTACTTTACGTTTTTTACCAGTCATCAAATAGATTACGGGGACAACGATCAGAGTTAGCAAGGTTGAAGTGAATAGTCCACCGATGACAGTAATGGCCAATCCGCCTGAGATCAGGCTCGAGCTTGATTCAGATAATGCCAAAGGCATAAGGGCTAAAATCGTGGCGCTGGCTGTCATCAGAATCGGTCGAACACGATTTTTCGAGCCTTCTACAATCGCCTCGGTCATCGGCATACCTGATTTCCAATTCTTCTCCACTCGATCCAGTAAAACAACGGCGTTGGTAACAACAATACCAACCAGCATAAGCATACCGATCATTGCACTCATGGATAAGGTTTGTCCCGTTGCCAGCAGTGCACCCAATGAACCTACAGGTACAAATAATAGTGAGGATAGGATGATCAATGGTGTCTTTAAACCGCCAAACGTCACGCTCATCACTAAAAATACCAGGAATACTGCTGAAGCCATGGCAATCCCAAGACTGGTAAATCCGCTGGTAATCATCGCGAGTCCACCGCCAAAGCTTACTTGAACACCCTCAGGCAAAGATAAGCTTTTGATATCTGTTTGAACCTGCTTCGTAACAGCGGAAGTACTGGCATCTCCTTTGATGGTGCCGCTAATTTTCGCGTATGTTTTCCCGCCATCATGGTTAACGGTTACAGGCGCATTGGATTCTGTCAAATCGGCAATTTC includes:
- a CDS encoding MarR family transcriptional regulator; protein product: MKTESFLQVFAHLSRRSKEALGQQLQRSGVHSGQQYLLELLWETPDGLTVGEIAERLAVEAPSITRTVQRMARQGFVEKHPHPTDARLVIVKLTMKGQALQQVIPQAMSHFEDQMLAGLSEVERAFLMRLLKHMHQNLEDIPPAP
- a CDS encoding SDR family oxidoreductase, producing MEIRDKVVLITGASAGIGLATVRRFATAGAKLALVARSADALNHLAEELQSQGSDAVALPADVSDPKQVQRVIEETVRHFGRLDVVINNVGQAAVGTIADLNPDDFRKILDLNVFGPLAAMQAVIPIMREQGGGLIINVSSVVSKMSIAGMAAYAATKAALNMLSDTARGELASEHIRVITVYPRSTATDFGKNALGVRQQQRQGSPNPTDKDTPELVAEKILAAALHEPDEQYMV
- a CDS encoding inositol monophosphatase → MEKILPIARELAIKAAIKAGKLAKHYFDKDKEISEKEHGDLVTMVDHLAEKEILSEILRHFPNHQIRSEEMGWTGEEGEWLWLVDPLDGTNNYAIGLPIYGVSITLIYNKQPVLGVIYDSHLEDLYIAEKGKGTSRNGVPISEVSTAFKRKGFRGMTVGWIQGHHVQKEARALDLKQKLDLTFKRVLRLWAPSLLWCMLARGDLDGIVLYNSEGDDLYAGILMAKEAGATVVDFSGNNFEGMNPEPYIIACNPKYIDDFLSLIGVPPGSRQHFNENIR
- a CDS encoding LysE family transporter; the protein is MEFIVFIKGLLIGISIAAPVGPIGLLCIRRTLAQGRIYGFVSGLGAASADAVYGIIAGFGLNFIINFLTGHQFWFQLCGGLFLFYLGTRIFISKASETPAEAKGSHLIGAYLSVLFLTLTNPITILSFMGIFAGLGLSQNNTITALILVLGVFVGSVVWWILLSSGVGLFKHRINKKALAIVNRFSGGIILIIGGLNIYGLLK
- the shc gene encoding squalene--hopene cyclase, with product MNDLSEADREIQRLTDELMRLQKEDGSWRFCFENGTLTDAYMIIILRILQINDETLIRQLHDRIFAAQQDDGSWRVFYDEDEGNLSATVEAYYALLFTGYSKKTDESMRKAKRFILSKGGFQNITSILTQMLLAVTGQLPWPTSLMIPLEFLLLPASFPINFFDFSAYVRVHLAPILLLVDRKFVVTTDASPDLSDLIGTSSNGQRQYSRGFQDLLEEINTSMGKLIGVPQRLHEAATKWAEKYILERIEPDGTLYCYASSTFLMIFALLALGYDKRHPVITRAVQGLKIMLCSSDGKVFLQNSPSAVWDTALLSHALQEAGTASDSIAIQKSAAYLLSKQQRKFGDWSIHNRNPVPGGWGFSDSNTINPDVDDTTAALRSIKRLSLNEPIYRDAWNRGLNWILSMQNKDGGWPAFEKDTDNEILTWLPIEGAKTSATDPSAADLTGRTLEFLGNTAGLGLRHTFIRRAADWLIDHQEENGSWYGRWGICYIYGTWAALTGMMSVGIEPDHRIVKKGVHWLLSTQNSDGGWGESCKSDQLMRYVPLGASTPSHTAWALDALIAVHSKPIPEVEKGICRLITTLHEDNWTTTYPTGAGLAGTFYIHYHSYRYIWPLLALSHFRRKYGV
- a CDS encoding SRPBCC family protein gives rise to the protein MLASIQKIEDGYVARFDRPLNHSVEKVWAALTENDELISWMPNLQVEELRKGGTIKFDMKDGSGTFIDIEILDFELNSVLEFTWGKDRVRFELYPKPNGCLLVLKEFIGTLIDHTSKDLSGWHVCLAVLSALLDGRFMDFPKGDWQKYHEHMLLQ
- a CDS encoding VOC family protein; this encodes MTEQIKAKIENSLTVLLVSDLEKSKQYYRDALGCEVEEHWAVRDDFGLGFKLIQAGDIQDVIPNKGTWNTYAYTKDFKVLDALYEELKANGAIIASEPITTEQDWGSWKEFSVRDLDGYLIGFGSGTKN
- a CDS encoding undecaprenyl-diphosphatase produces the protein MNFSQLDYHWFQAINQLADRVPALNSVMAFCAVNLDYLFYLGIVVYWFIRTPENRRMVVNSLISAAAALGTNGIIGAIYHRDRPFVSHHVIQLVQHEASASFPSNHAAAAFAVATSIWLWRRKDGWVWFILAALIGFSRIWSGIHYPTDIVGGAILGVILAVLIGKLMRWQVLKWLTDGLIHIYELIEHKIWKP
- a CDS encoding VOC family protein, with product MKLSQVRLLVKNFEKSVAFYRDVMEFPLGFSSEEMQFASFNTGETKIEIFSHENIAELMGETNLLTDGASQSKFLLAFSVDQVDDFCTRLKDKGVVLLNEPQDRKAWNARVAHLCDPDGNVIELYKHPL
- a CDS encoding amidohydrolase family protein, with the protein product MRIDAHQHFWNLEKVKYPWLVPAYGPIYRTIEAAELEPQLKANGIDKTVIVQAANSYEDTDYMLETAAQYDWVAGVVGWVPLNKPDEAVKKLEQYTKNPLFKGVRHLIHDEQDPNWVVQSEVIEGLKVLASFGLTFDVVAVLPEHMQHVAALAEQIPTLKLVIDHLGKPPIKDNQMEPWANLIKKAAAYPNVYAKLSGLNTAADWESWTAEDIKPYINYAFDIFGADRLLFGSDWPVANLAGDYAKVWEETNKALRGRSQAQIDAVLGETAIRFYGL
- a CDS encoding IS1595-like element ISPaen7 family transposase, whose protein sequence is MAQQETMTLKRFQEKFDTEQSCHDHLFQIRWPEGFCCPKCQSQSFYFLETRKLYQCVACKHQTSVTAGTIMHKTHTPLLTWFWTIFLMAHDKRGISATYIARELELTYPTAWLLLQKVRKAMGDRDANYRLAGLVELDDAFFGAPTEGGKRGRGTEQTPVLVGVSLNKQGAPQYVKMQVIPDVKGKTLIDFAQRHIDPGATISSDAYHSYNALAKEYNHQPLKFNVKENPDHLKWLHTMISNAKAFIGGTFHGLAPKHLQAYLNEFCFRTNLRQFEGQLFNRLLSACISTDTITYQELTI